The genomic stretch CATTCCATAAACGGTCCTCTGTGAAGATCTCCCATACCCTTCCAATCTTTTCTTTCTCAATATCTACCTGCTTTAATGTTTCCTCATCCAGTGTTACCTTGGACGGGGGGAGGGTTAGCTTCTGTGTCCCGAAATTGGCAGATTTAATCCTGAATTGATACTCCTTCCTGGTTTTCCCATTTCTGTCCTCAATAGTAAGTGTGAGTTTATAACGATCCGGTTTTGTATCCATGTCAATTCCAATCAATGCTGAATATTTACTGCCCCGGACATTTTTATAGAAATTGACCGGTTTATTAAACATGGACCCGGACAGCATCTTTATCCCATGCGTGTCCTCAACATTTACCAGCAGTACCTCTCCCTGTTTTAAGTTTTGTGACGAGAATGATATCTTTGCAGCGGTTTTGGCAAATAGATATGGAGGGTAAGCAAAGGATAGTATTGCAATTATAAAGATAAGGAAGTATTTATTAAAAAGGGTGGTCACAGGCCTTGCATTATAGCATTGCAATGCTATAATGCAAGGCTTAACCCCTGACATTATGAAATACAGACTCCTGACTCATCGCCTGTTCAGGCTTGTTCCAGCACTCGATTCCCTCAGGAAATATTCTCCTAACTTATTCTACAGGGACCTTATGGCAGGGCTGACTGTCGCTGCTGTTGCAATACCTCAGGCAATGGCATATGCTGCCATTGCAGGCATCCCGGTTAAATACGGTCTTTACACGGCCATTGTGATGACTGCGGTAGGCGCCCTTTTTGACTCATCCAAACACCTTATCAATGGTCCTACCAATGCTATTTCCATCGCATTGCTCAGTGCACTTGGGCCATTTGCCGAATCAGACCGGATTGCGATGGCAGTACTTCTTGCCCTTTTTATAGGACTTATACAGATCGGCATTACACTATTCAGGCTGGGCGATTTGTCACGCTATATTTCGAATTCAGTGATTGTAGGATTTACAGCCGGGGCAGCGGTCCTTCTTGTCCTTGACCAGCTCAAGAACCTGGTTGGACTTTCAGGCGGCGGAGTACCTGAAGACCACTTCGTCAAGAGGTTTTATCTGACTATAACCGAGGGCGGTCCTATTGATGGGCAGACACTGGCGATAGGAATAGGCACCATAGTGTTTATTATAAGCATACGCTGGTTGAGCAGCCGTATAGGCAGGCAGATACCTGAGTTAATGATCGTTATTATTATTACTGCAGCAATTGTATGGGGGTTTGATCTGGCTCAGGAAAGTTCGAATAGCGCTGAAATTAAGCATGGAATTGCAGTTGTTGGCGAAGTTCCGCGTGAACTGCCGTCATTTGTTATTCCGTCCGGTAACTGGGGCCAGGTGCGACAACTATCAGGTAGTGCCCTCGCAATTGCTATATTGGGCTTGCTTGAGGCGATCTCAATGGCAAAGGCTATAGCCGCCAACACCAAACAAAAACTTGATATTAACCAGCAATGCCTCAGTGAAGGTCTGGCGAACCTCACCGGAAGTTTTTTTCAGTGTTTTCCCGGTTCAGGATCACTTACAAGATCGGCCATCAATCACCATGCCGGTGCTGCGACACAATGGTCGGGTGTGTTTTCCGCTGTAGCAGTGGGGGCCTTCGTCCTGTTGTTTGCACCTCTCGCACAATATATACCGCGTGCAACCCTGGCAGGGATCCTGATTGTGTCTGCATGGCGAATGCTTGATTATGAAAGGCTTAAGTATTACATAAGAACCACAAGGTTTGATGCAGGCATTGTTCTGGCCACAGCTTTTTCTGCTGTTGCAGTATCAGTGGAATTCTGCGTAATGATCGGTACATTCCTCTCGTTTATATTTTATGTGCCGCGTGCTGCAATGATGCATCTTACTGAACTGATAATTACCTCTGACAGGGTAATTCGGGACAGGATGCACGGTGATCCTCACTGCAACCGCATGTTGATATATGACATGGAGGGTGAGTTGTTCTTTGGGTCGGCTCAGAACCTTGAAAAGGCGCTGTTGAGGATTGAGCACCGAACCGTTGAGGGTATTCGCATCATAGTGCTGAGGCTGAAAAGGGTGCGTAATCCGGACGCGGTCTGTCTGAGCCTGCTGGAAGACTTCCTGGAGCGTATGGAACACAATGGAATAACTGTCTTGTTGTGCGGGATCAGGCAGGACATGTTCAAGGTCTTTGAAAATATAGGACTTACAACACGGCTTGGACCAAACCGTATATATACTGAAAGTGATGCTGCGTGGTCAAGCACCCTTGCTGCAGTCCGTGACGCCCACAATATGCTTGGCGGCGACCTATGCTCTCATTGCCCTGTTGCAACTAAAAAGGCCAGCGATGATAATAAGTGGCATTATATAATTTAAGTCAGATGTAATATTATTGTAATCATTACTGACTGCCCGCGTTGTCTTGACATTACAACTTCCAAGTTGTTATTATGCCCGCATAATATGCACTTTAAATTGTCTCATTATACATCTGTTATAATATCCCTTTTCTTCTTTATCCTTCTTCCTGGTTGTAATCACAATAAAAAGGTCTGGATCAACGATTGGAAAGAGACGAGTTCTCTTAGCACGCCGCGGGTAGGAGCTGGTGTTGTCATTGTCAATGGTATCATTTATGTGATCGGCGGCGTAGATGGAAAGACATTTCTCGACACAACTGCTTATGCAAAAATTCAATCCGATGGCTCTTTGGGGCCCTGGCAAACCGGGCCAAAACTCAATGAGGAGAGAGGATTCATAGGGGCAGCAGTCTACAGGGACT from Nitrospirota bacterium encodes the following:
- a CDS encoding M23 family metallopeptidase, with translation MSGVKPCIIALQCYNARPVTTLFNKYFLIFIIAILSFAYPPYLFAKTAAKISFSSQNLKQGEVLLVNVEDTHGIKMLSGSMFNKPVNFYKNVRGSKYSALIGIDMDTKPDRYKLTLTIEDRNGKTRKEYQFRIKSANFGTQKLTLPPSKVTLDEETLKQVDIEKEKIGRVWEIFTEDRLWNGKFLPPVAGDMSDDFGLRRIINGEQKSPHTGVDVDAPEGAPVKASNSGRAIFKDDQFFSGKTLIIDHGLGLFTMYFHLSEILVEEGAYVKKGEVVAKVGKTGRATGPHLHWGVRLNNARINPLSIINLKSLE
- a CDS encoding SulP family inorganic anion transporter — translated: MKYRLLTHRLFRLVPALDSLRKYSPNLFYRDLMAGLTVAAVAIPQAMAYAAIAGIPVKYGLYTAIVMTAVGALFDSSKHLINGPTNAISIALLSALGPFAESDRIAMAVLLALFIGLIQIGITLFRLGDLSRYISNSVIVGFTAGAAVLLVLDQLKNLVGLSGGGVPEDHFVKRFYLTITEGGPIDGQTLAIGIGTIVFIISIRWLSSRIGRQIPELMIVIIITAAIVWGFDLAQESSNSAEIKHGIAVVGEVPRELPSFVIPSGNWGQVRQLSGSALAIAILGLLEAISMAKAIAANTKQKLDINQQCLSEGLANLTGSFFQCFPGSGSLTRSAINHHAGAATQWSGVFSAVAVGAFVLLFAPLAQYIPRATLAGILIVSAWRMLDYERLKYYIRTTRFDAGIVLATAFSAVAVSVEFCVMIGTFLSFIFYVPRAAMMHLTELIITSDRVIRDRMHGDPHCNRMLIYDMEGELFFGSAQNLEKALLRIEHRTVEGIRIIVLRLKRVRNPDAVCLSLLEDFLERMEHNGITVLLCGIRQDMFKVFENIGLTTRLGPNRIYTESDAAWSSTLAAVRDAHNMLGGDLCSHCPVATKKASDDNKWHYII